The sequence ATCATGTAAAACTTTCCAAAACTGTGAAGATGGTGAGTATATTTCATTAAGATGAAAAATACACAGATCATatattcaaaaattaaaattaaatacgaaatcatttaaaaaaaaaagaagaagaagaagaagaagaagaagaaggagaggaaagtGATGGTTAGGATTGATTTATGTGGCTTCAATCCTGTGCAATTCCAAAGAGTTTTTcagtcaaaaacaaaaaaaaaaaaactgcaccGAGGTTAATCACTTATTCAAACAAATTGAAGAAGCCACCTTTAACAAATACAAGAAGAAACTTCAGCTTGATTGGATAATATTTTTAACCACtcacaattaaataaactaaaccaaaacctCAAAAAAATTCAGTAAGGATAAAACAGCATCAAATTGATCGGATAATATCAGCAAACTTATTTGTTGACTTCAATTAACATCATAGATGTACATTTTACAGGAGAAatacccaccccccccccccccccaaaaaaaaaaaagccccacTGGGCCACTCATATGTATAGACACAGATACACATATTTTAACATGTGGTCAATCGATCCAGATAATTTCCTAAGTATCATCCAACAGTCCGATTTTCCGCATCACCCTTCCATGTGGCACAACCAGGTGCACATACTAGGAAATCTTTCAACTTTTTTGTTTAGATTTCTTCAGAAAGCAATGATACCAACATAATCAATCACAGGCCAAAATAGAGGCGAATAGCACTTGGGAAGATGGAGAAACACATATATAGTTCCACTTTCATTTAAGATAGTAAATTGATATTGATcaattcaacaacaacaaagcctcaTCCTGACTAAATGGTAAATAGTGGTTATTACCTCTACATGTTAACCACATTGTCTTTGTTACAAATTGGTTCTATCTACAATTTGACATATCACACAAAAGGATATGGTCCAATAAACAATGATTCTCTCCCGATGCAGCCTAGCCAAGGAGTGCTCTACCGAGTTGCTACTTGCTACATCTCAgtatcaaataaaacaaagatgTTCCCCTTTTTTCACACAATGATCTAGCTACCCGAATCAAGTTTGGCGATCTCCATGGGCATTCCTCAGCTCGCTTCGTCCAAATGATGACTAGAGCATAATACCCATGGTTTGAAATCTCGATCAAAACCACCGAGATTTTGTTAAATATTTTAGTTTGGACAAATGTCGAAATGAAACTGGTTAAGACTCAGAAGGAACGCAAGGTTTCAACTGAAAATTTGGTTTCGACTCGATTTCAGTCAAAACAGTGCATATAAGCATTGTTTCAATTGAAACTTCGGAATTTTGACCTAAACTTCGACCCATTTCGTGAGTTTCGAGTGGTTTCCCCTGTTTCAGGGGAAaactcaaaaaataataataaataataaattggtATTTTTAGTCAAATTACCTACATTTCTTGATTGAGCAAAGTGTTGGGAACTACTACAACGCATCTACAATGAAAATTTACCGCATTTGAATAAGATTTGCATAATCTTTGAGGATTACCCTTTTTCCCAAAGGTTTCAACCCTTCCTGGAAGGCTGGAACTCAACGTGGTACTGACATAGAGTTGGACGAACAATTTCGTAGGGGGTGTTTCAACTGTTGTTGTACACTTGTAATTGACTACTTTTAACACATACACTTGTATTTGTAACACTTTGACACTATGGGTgtttaaatggtttttcttcattcttaatGCATATTTTTGTTGATTTCATCGAATTTTGCATCTTCTGATATTAACATTATATGTAGAATAGGCTATAACTGAGAAAAATGTATAGCAGGGTATGGCATACACTACTACAAAAtaaaactaccattttgggtcTGTTTTTTAACAATCTAAAcgttccactatgtttagagaGCCTTAATTAGGGTTTCCCTAAATTTTTGAGCCAAATATAGCCGTTTGACTACCGAAATGTCCTATCAAAACCATCGGTTGAAACATGCAAGGTTTCGgttgtttctaaaaatattttagtTTCAACCAAGGTCAAAACTCAAATTTCAAACCTTGGTAATACCTAGCTCTGCCAGATCAGGGACTGCACTTCCTGATCACTCCTACATAATATTGTCAAACATTTTATAAAGTCTATCTTTAAAAATTACCAGAGTTGGTAGAATATATGATATTTAAgcaaacattgctaaaaactatAAAACACAAAATCTGTGCTATGGTTTGTGAACTGAAATGTAGTGAACATGTGGTTAATTTCTGAAAGGGAAGGATGAATACTATTATGGAAAAGAAGCTACAGAAAACAACAGCAAACTAGGGTTCAATTTAGGAAAACTAGGATTAAGCTGGATTGTGGGTTAAGGGCTTAAAATATTTCAGAACAGAGTTCAGCTTTGGATAGTCTTTGGGCTGATTTGCTGCTAAGGAATACAAGGTCGCAGCAGTAGGGCTTCGATGCAGATGAAAAAGATCTACTCGACTAAATATTTCAGCTAGTATATGTATTAAACAAAAAGAACACATTAAAAGAATGTGGCATTTTGTCTCGTCTAACGAAAGGTGGGTGGTAGGTGATGTaaggaaaattaatttttggaaGGATCGGTGGCTAGGCCCTGAATCAATTCAAGATCTGTCTGAACTGGATGCAAATCTTTTTCAGGGATCCAGTCTGCAAGTGAAAGATTTTATTGACAATGGGAAATGGAAAATTCCTAATGTGCAATCAAGACTTTTAAAGCAGATTTTTGAGGCAGTTAGAACTGTCAAGCTCCCTATTCATTATATGGAAGATAAATGCATGTCGGGATTGGATCCAATGGGAGTTTCTCTGTTAACAGTGCTTGGGAAGAAATAAGGGTAAGAAATCCAAAGGTGCCATGGTGCTCACTGATATGGAATAAATATCAGCCGCCAAGGCTATGTACCTTGGGATGGCGATGGGTGCATGGGAGGCTACCCATTGATGAGGTGATTTGAGGGAAAGGGATTCCGCTAGTGTCTAGATGCGATCTCTGTGGAGATGCAACAGGATATCTTGTCCATCTGTTTTTAGAATATAAGTTCTCTGTGAAGCTGTGGCATACAGTCTCAGGGTGGTATAATGTGCTGTGGAAAAAACGAAAATCCAATCATTGATTCAATTCAATGGTGAGGGGGAAAAAAGGGCGAGGCTGGCATATGAAGGAGCCGTGGCGAATAGCGCTGCTGGCAGTTGTGGCTGCAATTTGGGCAGAGTGGAATGGGAGGCATCAAAAAGGTAGAATCAGATCGATCTTCATGGCTTTGAGAGAGATCAAAAAGGAGATTACCCTGGTGTGCTCAAGTATGAAGGTTAGAAGAACCAAATCTGCAGATGACTTAATCATTGCCAAAAGGCTGGACTCTGAACTCAGCGCCTGCTCCAGCTGAAAGGATTATAGAAGTCATGTGGTGCTGTCCCCAGCAATCATGGATGAAATTGAACGTTGACAGCTGCTTCCTAGGAAATCCAGGCGAGCAAGAGGAGGAATCCTGCAGGATCATAACAGCAGAATGATTTTAAACTTTAAGATATATCTGGAATTGGCAGAAATTTAGAGAATCTCTAACTTTTTGGAATCTGACTCTTCAGCTGCGGGGATATTTTTCAGCACAGACGCATACCATTGTTTGTTGCACAGGAGTGGGAAAACTTGCACTCATATCTGAATTCAATTGAGTGGAAAATTTCCCATTGTTGCAGGGACGCTAACCCCATAGCTATTTTCTGGCTAAGGATGCAGTGAAAACATGTTCTTCAGGGGAGACGATGGTTCTTCCTGATCACATAATGGAGGAACTGCAGATAGATGCTTCTTCAAGACTTTGTTTTAGATTTGTGAGATTGTGGTTGTGAGCCGcagctaatggcaatgccgaagatggGGGCTCTCTTCTTgcgttttgttttgttttattttttgtacatTCATTTCCTCACAATAAAATCTGATCTTctagtggggaaaaaaaaaagaagaacacaTTAAAAGGTTACTGGACCAGAGCCATCCGtaattcaaaaaaaagaaaaaaatacaattgccctcaaaaaaaaaaaagtgtcaaaATTATCCCAAGTCAGCCTCACAACGCAGTTAAAACTCCTTGATGCCTCATGTTTTTAATGCCTTTTCATAGCACCATATAAATAGGATATGCATACTATTCCATAGACCTATATCCCTTTCCTCAACATCCATTCAAACTGCTTACTGCTGGTGCATAAATATTTAATCATTGTCCTACTCTCCAATCCAAAGAGATAGCATCAACTTCCAAAAAAATGTATCAGATTAGAGTTCTTATCCtacaataaaagaagaaaccTAAGGTGGGGAGAAGTATGCAGATCTTCAAAATCCAATGAgaaatttatttcaatttaattgATGAAACAACAAGATGTAACGGAAGTGGGGAAaagttaaaacaaaaaaaaaaaaaaaacaaaatccacCAGGACAACATTACAGCTTTATAGAAAAATAGACTTTCAGTTCCTTGCTTTTTAACCTCCATAACAAAGTAGAGAATAGAGCAcatctttttcaaaaaaaaaaaaagaagggtctCATGATGGAGTGGTTTCAGGCATATGAACAGATTTAGGCCGAGAAGGGAAGCTTTAGTTTAGTTCAATGCTTATGCCAAACATAGCCTTCATGCCTCATGAATACTCCTTAAAATCCACAATTATCGAGCACTAAAGGCATAAACaactccatctctcttcatGTGATGCTGATAGAGAtcaaacaaaacccaaattGGCCAAAGGATGATCATGCCAAAGGAGAGAAGCAATTTAAGTGCACAAGGAAGAAATATCAATAGAGCTCTCAAATCAACAACAAAAGATCcaaaaattaaatatgattaaacAATAGGGGACCACAAAGCTTGCGTTTAAGAGAATGGATCTCCCTTAAACTGAAAGGTGCAGTTATCAATAGTAAGaaagcaagtaaaaaaaaaaggaatttaagAAGCAAATCAACCATACTGTTACCGTGGGAAATCAAGACAAAGTCACCCACAAGTTTCTCAAACCATAAGCAATATTAACCACTACAACATATAACAATATTTATTTCAGCCACTCGATtgtaaaaatttaaataagaaaatccaccccaagaaaaaaaaacaaccagaCAGAAATTCAATTGGATTAGAATGCTTAAAACAAGCACTCAACTGAAAACTTGTCAGATTAGACAACCACATGGGTCCTAGAACtagaatctcaaaaaaaaagaatcctagTCACAAATTATCCCATAAAGCAAGAAATAAACCCACAGATTCCTAAATTAAAACTGTCCTCCATCATTGTGCTTCCCTTTTAATTTACTAACTCTTATAACCATTTTGGATTCAGGTACAACAGTACATCTGCAATCACAATCCCTCTTCAAGCTGAATTACGCCTCCCAATGagtatttatttctttcttgatAGGAGTGTCAAACCCCACAAACTTGAAAATAATACTTCCATGAAGTAACTAAACATCTAGATGTTACCCGGATTGATGTTTCATTCAATTACTAATAAAGGACCTTAATGATTCTCAAGAGTAAAACAAAGTTAAACAAGATATCAAAAAGCACTTTGGATGCATGTTCACACAACTAGAGGGCTTTTTCTATAATGTTTGTTTGTACAACGAAAAAATTGGTGAGCCATCAATCATCCCCTCCCCACCTTAAGCAACAAAAGAAATCCTATATTTAATCTTTCAAACTGGCCCTCTTATTCATTGATAAATTCACATGTTTTTGATCatcttatattttttcttattcataAATCCGTAGTTCTAATAAGAAATGGTAAGGCCCCATTGCCTACTGTTATAGCATTTGTAGATTGCGTCTAATGTGCTGAGCCACAAGCAGATTAGACCCAAGAAAGAGGGATGTGCCTGTTGCCTATTGAACCCAACCATTCAATTAATGGAATTCTTGGTCGATGTCATGTAGAAAATTAGTACCAAGCATGCTCCTAATTCTAGCAGTTGAAAGTCAAAAAATATGCTGCAAATTGGATAGTTTCAGTCTTCCAATCGACAAATCTTTCCACCCGCCACAATCTAAAATGTCTAAAAAGATTCAGTCTCTGAATTGTATGGTTAAAATCTACTAGTAATCTGTTGGAGTAGTCTCAGTCATAAGCTGGTATCTTCGGAAGCCAAGGAATCCATTAATCCAAATAAGTTCTGCCAAAACCCCCATGTTGTCATCAAGAAAGCAATGGATGGGTTTCAAGACTGTCCATCCAGTAAGATCAAACCAAATGAACTCACGGCAGTTACAAGTTCCCTCatgccccccaccccccaaaaaaaaagttggtaGTTTTAAGGTGAATTTTAATTAGCATATTAGAGGGCTGGCCTCAGTATCACCGTTTCGGGtcagaaacagcctctccacgaagcagggggtaagcatgtgtacattatgaccctccccagaccccgcattggtaggagcctcgtgcactgggtgcttcacttttttttcttttggtgatgCAGCATATTGCTCAAATCCTAAATTCCATGGTGGCAGTTTCCTACAGGAAGGCTGTTTTAGCAAGTTCAATCAGATATCCATGCTTTCTGTGTTAGTGGCTAAGGCCCTCAGTATCGAAGATGCCTTTCACAAAGCGACTGGGGAAGGCCTCGACAAGATCCCGGTTGAAAGAAATTGTTTGCCCATTGTCAAGGAAATGACCTTTACCACAGCAAGCACTGTCCCAAACTCCCAGCCAAAATTGCTCTGATTATTCAGGATATCATTTTCATTGTTCAGACCTTTGAGGAGTGCTCCTTCTCACACTGCTCTCAAGCTTTGAATCTAGTAACTCACTCGCTCAACCTTAAGGCTATTCAGGCTTTCCTTCTAATTCAGAAATGCAGACGGTAAATAACAACCCATGGCTTCTTCCCTGTTTAGGGGAGCCTTCCATGCTGTAAATTTTCAATCCAATCAATAACAATATGCTATTccccaaaaaatataataaatctaATTGATCTCAAAATTTGGCCACTTTGGCCTCAAAGTCTTCAATTTTCTTTAGCTTAGTAATTAAGAGAAATAATAAGATATGAATCATAGCATAATGCAGTAGAACTACGAAAACAGTAAGGCATAGGATCCTGCATCTTTCTTACATAATATAGTGTTCAAGGTGGTTGCACCAAAAAattagagaggaaaagaaaaggaaattcaaGGCTAACATAGAGCCTAAATAATCAAACACTAAATAACAATGTTCATggacatccaaaaaaaaaaattccaaataatTAATGTCAATGTGTCTCAATATGGTAGAGTTCTACAAATCAAAGCACATCATTTAGGGGGCACTGCCAAATCCTGGGGTCATAACATTTCCATGAACCatgaattcaattcaattaaatacAGAAAATCCAACATAATTATGCAAATGAGAAACATACCTCGAGAAACCAGTTAGATAGTGAAAGAAACTGGACATGACCAATACCATTGAGTAGCTTAAATACCATGCGGTATTCATGCTTTTGAAGCCCATTGTACTCATTTTGCTCATCAATTTCAGCATCAATCAGATTCCTCAAGTTCTTCACAGAGAAGTCATTTATAATCCCCTTAAACTTAAGGCTCTGAAGGCTTGGAATATTTAAAGATAAATGTTCAATGAATTTATGTCCTGGAGTAACACAGTTATAAATCACTATGCACTTGAGATGTGACGCAGGAGCTTCAATGAGAAAAGAATTGGGAACATTGCAGCTTTGTAGATGCAAGTTTTCTAGGCATGGAGAATCACATATCAGAGCATTAACTGAGGAATCAGATACCTTTACTGCTGCCAAAGTTAAGGTTTGTAGAGACACAAAGCTAGTGTTCTGCAAGGGTCTAAACTCACAAAATCTTAATCTTAAAACCCTCAATGATCTGGATGGGAAA is a genomic window of Macadamia integrifolia cultivar HAES 741 chromosome 13, SCU_Mint_v3, whole genome shotgun sequence containing:
- the LOC122059963 gene encoding F-box/LRR-repeat protein At3g58900-like; this encodes MEDNSGGGKLKSRRTSEDVDFISDLPDSILCHILSFLPTKDSMRTGFLSKRWESLWTSVPIIDLNERVFIRCLELKHNNLYGISYQDRKNFADFVERFIDFHGGLNVPELRLLFDIGRYLKFCSRAERWVRTVMTSDATTIDIDFSGKSLDRSDMDKNMYTLPPCGFPSRSLRVLRLRFCEFRPLQNTSFVSLQTLTLAAVKVSDSSVNALICDSPCLENLHLQSCNVPNSFLIEAPASHLKCIVIYNCVTPGHKFIEHLSLNIPSLQSLKFKGIINDFSVKNLRNLIDAEIDEQNEYNGLQKHEYRMVFKLLNGIGHVQFLSLSNWFLEIRFYCEEMNVQKIKQNKTQEESPHLRHCH